Proteins found in one Paenibacillus borealis genomic segment:
- a CDS encoding ABC transporter permease, translating into MFAYTLKRLVQMIPALLGIIVITFILSRVLPGDPAIMLAGEQAPEEIVDKIRQDMGLDKPLYIQFFTYIGQLLQGNIGYAYHTGHTVASDLASRFPATIELTLASILIAVLVAIPVGIVAATRKESFLDHISRVFSLIGACVPIFWLGLMFIYVFYSILGWAPAPMGRISGDLNPPVHITGLYVLDSILSGDTAALKSSLSHLLLPAICLSTGTMAIIARMTRSSMLEVVDQDFVRTARAKGLRESAVIYKHALVNALIPTLTVLGLQFGFLMGGAVITETIFSWPGIGGYVTDSILAADYAPIQAFTLVSAVLYCGINLAVDLIYGFIDPRIRYE; encoded by the coding sequence TTGTTTGCTTACACATTAAAAAGACTTGTGCAGATGATTCCAGCCTTGCTCGGTATTATCGTCATCACCTTCATTCTCTCAAGAGTACTGCCGGGTGACCCGGCGATCATGCTGGCCGGAGAGCAGGCTCCGGAGGAGATTGTGGACAAGATCCGCCAGGATATGGGGCTCGATAAGCCACTGTATATCCAGTTCTTCACTTACATCGGCCAATTGCTGCAAGGCAATATCGGCTACGCTTATCACACGGGTCATACGGTAGCCAGCGATTTGGCTTCGCGGTTCCCGGCCACGATTGAGCTGACCCTGGCCAGCATTCTGATCGCGGTCCTGGTGGCTATCCCCGTTGGGATTGTCGCTGCTACCCGCAAGGAATCGTTTCTGGATCACATCTCACGCGTGTTCTCGCTGATAGGTGCATGCGTGCCGATCTTCTGGCTGGGCCTGATGTTCATTTATGTCTTTTATTCCATTCTGGGCTGGGCACCGGCACCGATGGGACGGATCAGCGGAGACTTGAATCCCCCGGTGCACATTACCGGGCTGTATGTTCTGGACAGCATCCTCTCAGGTGATACGGCAGCACTCAAAAGCAGCCTCTCGCATCTGCTGCTTCCGGCAATCTGCCTCAGTACCGGCACGATGGCGATCATTGCCCGGATGACCCGTTCCAGCATGCTGGAGGTCGTGGATCAGGACTTCGTCCGCACCGCCCGGGCCAAAGGGCTGCGGGAATCAGCCGTCATCTACAAGCATGCGCTCGTCAATGCACTAATACCAACATTGACCGTTCTCGGTCTGCAATTCGGGTTTCTGATGGGCGGCGCGGTCATCACCGAGACGATCTTCTCGTGGCCGGGAATCGGCGGCTATGTCACTGACTCCATCCTTGCTGCGGATTATGCGCCGATTCAAGCCTTCACCCTGGTCAGCGCCGTGCTCTACTGCGGAATTAACCTGGCGGTAGATCTGATCTATGGCTTCATTGACCCGAGAATCCGCTATGAATAG
- a CDS encoding PucR family transcriptional regulator: MNTRGITLRELMELSVLGKAKVISGQQGLDRVVRFVDIMEVPDLKGWISEGVMLLTTAYSIRHDPSLLTELIYTLDNLGAAALAIKPARFLKEIPQGAIEASNACGLPIVEIPPEIPYTDITQPVMELLLGRQAMLLRRAEEVYRTLTTMVLENSGIQAVSDNVADFLKAPVALVDTERKIIVSSPADFDWSQREAPLNWNIHVDRRTVARLLVDKERLDDMEEVGIEQARLVFALELMRRKVAEDTEFRLRGNFIDELLTPPLPSRHEVERRARQLGMNPEHKWEVAVIEGETAPSEETVNRLLEREAKRRGVTPHVEYRSSRAVLFLPTQEGRKFTPGGDAEEPWEKTLGGWLQDKNEGLSSYRSGIGTSEFLWDIHTSYNEARKALSISRRLGQGAGGVTRYEEMEVYHLLEGLGGAGFGRLFERKLGKLLQYDQEHDSNMLLTFYHYLECRGSLIETANSLYIHRNSVKYRLERIKDITGFDLNDPREQFVCHLCLIYYYLQEK; this comes from the coding sequence TTGAATACACGAGGAATTACGCTACGGGAGCTGATGGAGCTCTCTGTGCTTGGCAAAGCGAAGGTTATCAGCGGCCAGCAGGGGCTGGACCGCGTGGTCCGGTTCGTAGATATTATGGAGGTTCCGGATCTGAAGGGCTGGATCAGCGAAGGTGTTATGCTGCTGACTACGGCGTATTCCATCCGCCACGATCCTTCTCTGCTGACTGAGCTAATCTATACGCTCGATAATCTGGGTGCGGCGGCGCTGGCGATTAAGCCGGCACGCTTCCTGAAGGAAATTCCTCAAGGGGCGATCGAGGCCAGCAATGCCTGCGGTCTGCCGATTGTGGAGATCCCGCCGGAGATTCCGTATACGGATATCACCCAGCCGGTAATGGAGCTGCTGCTCGGACGCCAGGCGATGCTGCTGCGCCGTGCGGAGGAAGTCTACCGCACGCTGACGACGATGGTGCTGGAGAACAGCGGCATTCAGGCGGTCAGCGATAATGTCGCTGATTTTCTGAAAGCGCCGGTTGCCCTGGTCGACACCGAGCGGAAGATTATCGTGTCTTCACCGGCCGATTTCGACTGGTCACAGAGAGAGGCGCCGCTGAACTGGAATATTCACGTGGACCGGCGGACCGTAGCCAGACTGCTGGTGGACAAAGAGCGGCTGGACGATATGGAGGAAGTGGGTATCGAGCAAGCCCGGCTCGTCTTTGCCCTGGAGCTGATGCGGCGCAAGGTTGCGGAGGATACCGAGTTCCGGCTGCGCGGCAACTTCATCGATGAGCTGCTGACTCCGCCGCTGCCTTCGCGGCATGAGGTAGAGCGGCGGGCACGCCAGCTCGGGATGAATCCCGAGCATAAGTGGGAGGTTGCTGTGATCGAAGGGGAGACAGCGCCGAGTGAGGAAACGGTGAACCGGCTGCTGGAGCGGGAGGCGAAGAGACGCGGAGTCACGCCTCACGTTGAATACCGCTCCAGCCGGGCTGTACTGTTCCTGCCTACGCAGGAGGGGCGTAAATTCACGCCGGGCGGAGATGCAGAGGAGCCGTGGGAGAAGACGCTGGGAGGCTGGCTGCAGGACAAAAACGAAGGCCTCAGCAGCTACCGGAGCGGAATCGGCACCTCAGAATTCCTGTGGGACATTCACACCAGCTACAACGAAGCGCGTAAAGCGCTGTCTATCTCGCGGCGGCTCGGCCAAGGGGCAGGCGGTGTCACCCGCTATGAAGAGATGGAGGTATACCATCTGCTGGAGGGCCTGGGCGGTGCGGGATTCGGGCGGCTGTTCGAGCGTAAGCTGGGCAAGCTGCTGCAGTATGACCAGGAGCATGACAGCAATATGCTGCTGACGTTCTATCATTACCTGGAGTGCCGGGGCAGCCTGATCGAGACGGCGAACAGCCTGTACATCCACCGGAATTCAGTCAAATACCGGCTGGAGCGGATTAAGGATATCACCGGCTTCGATCTGAACGATCCGCGTGAGCAGTTCGTCTGCCATTTGTGCCTGATCTACTACTACCTGCAGGAAAAATAG